One genomic window of Halorhabdus sp. CBA1104 includes the following:
- a CDS encoding ABC transporter ATP-binding protein, translating into MPAIETDGLTKRYGDLRALSSLSLSVEQGSLFGLLGPNGSGKTTTIGLLTGQHQPDAGSARVLGIDPVASPLDVREAVGILPEREDPPSFLTPREYLRFVGDVRDRDDIDDRIGEWAQRLEFTAALDTTAAALSEGQRQRVMLAQAFVHDPDLVFIDEPLVNLDPILQERVKEELRAYREAGNTVFLSTHFVDVAADLCDRVGILDGGHLQSTRDTTALDTDDLREYFVETVEKSAGSTARGSRGSATGADDSSQAGATDT; encoded by the coding sequence GTGCCGGCGATCGAAACCGACGGCCTCACCAAACGCTACGGTGACCTGCGGGCGCTGTCTTCGCTCTCGCTGTCCGTCGAGCAGGGGTCGTTGTTCGGGCTGCTCGGCCCGAACGGATCGGGCAAGACCACGACGATCGGCCTGTTGACAGGCCAGCACCAACCGGACGCAGGCAGCGCACGCGTCCTGGGAATCGATCCCGTCGCGAGTCCGCTCGACGTCCGGGAAGCGGTGGGCATTCTTCCCGAGCGGGAGGATCCACCGAGTTTCCTGACGCCGCGGGAGTACCTCCGGTTTGTCGGTGATGTTCGGGACCGAGACGACATCGACGATCGGATCGGAGAGTGGGCACAGCGCCTGGAGTTCACGGCGGCCCTCGACACCACCGCGGCGGCCCTCTCGGAAGGCCAGCGCCAGCGCGTGATGCTCGCCCAGGCGTTCGTCCACGACCCCGACCTCGTGTTCATCGACGAGCCGCTGGTCAATCTCGACCCGATCCTCCAAGAACGGGTCAAAGAAGAATTGCGCGCCTATCGTGAGGCCGGGAACACGGTCTTTCTGTCGACGCACTTCGTCGATGTCGCCGCCGACCTCTGTGATCGCGTCGGGATCCTCGACGGCGGACACCTCCAATCGACGAGGGACACGACGGCCCTCGACACCGACGACCTTCGTGAGTACTTCGTCGAAACTGTCGAGAAGAGTGCGGGATCGACGGCACGTGGGTCGCGTGGATCGGCCACCGGAGCCGACGATAGCAGCCAAGCGGGGGCCACAGACACGTGA